A window from Pseudomonas alloputida encodes these proteins:
- the prfA gene encoding peptide chain release factor 1 has protein sequence MKASLLNKLEILQDRFEELTALLGDAEVISDQTRFRAYSREYAEVEPVYAAYKEWRKVQDDLEGAQALLKDSDPDLREMAVEEVREAKEQLLTLEAQLQRMLLPKDPNDGRNVFLEIRAGTGGDEAAIFSGDLFRMYSRYAEKRGWRLEILSENEGEHGGYKEIIARVEGENVYGKLKFESGAHRVQRVPETESQGRVHTSACTVAVLPEPDEQAAIEINPADLRVDTYRASGAGGQHVNKTDSAIRITHLPTGIVVECQEERSQHKNRARAMSWLSAKLNDMQTSAAQNALASERKLLVGSGDRSERIRTYNYPQGRVTDHRINLTLYSLDDILSGGVDAVIEPLLAEYQADQLAALGD, from the coding sequence ATGAAAGCGTCGCTGCTGAACAAACTGGAAATCCTCCAGGACCGTTTTGAAGAACTCACCGCCCTGCTCGGTGACGCCGAGGTTATTTCCGACCAGACGCGTTTTCGCGCCTACTCCCGCGAGTATGCCGAGGTAGAGCCGGTCTACGCTGCTTATAAAGAGTGGCGTAAAGTCCAGGACGACCTCGAAGGCGCCCAGGCGCTGCTCAAGGACAGTGACCCGGACCTGCGTGAAATGGCCGTGGAAGAGGTGCGTGAAGCCAAGGAGCAACTGTTGACCCTGGAGGCGCAGCTGCAACGCATGCTGCTGCCCAAAGACCCCAACGACGGTCGCAACGTGTTTCTCGAAATCCGCGCCGGTACGGGTGGCGACGAGGCAGCCATCTTCTCTGGTGACCTGTTCCGCATGTATTCGCGCTACGCCGAAAAGCGCGGCTGGCGCCTGGAGATCTTGTCCGAGAACGAAGGCGAGCACGGCGGTTACAAGGAAATCATTGCCCGCGTCGAGGGCGAGAATGTCTACGGCAAGCTCAAGTTCGAATCCGGTGCACACCGGGTTCAGCGTGTGCCCGAGACCGAGTCCCAAGGCCGTGTCCACACTTCCGCGTGCACGGTGGCGGTGCTCCCCGAGCCGGACGAGCAGGCCGCCATCGAAATCAACCCGGCCGACTTGCGCGTGGATACCTACCGTGCCTCCGGTGCCGGCGGCCAGCACGTCAACAAGACCGATTCGGCGATCCGTATCACTCACTTGCCCACCGGTATCGTGGTCGAATGCCAGGAGGAGCGCTCGCAGCACAAGAACCGTGCTCGCGCCATGTCCTGGCTGTCGGCCAAGCTGAACGACATGCAGACCAGTGCCGCGCAGAACGCCCTTGCCAGTGAGCGCAAGCTGCTGGTGGGTTCCGGTGACCGCTCCGAGCGCATCCGCACCTACAATTATCCACAGGGGCGGGTGACCGATCACCGCATCAACCTGACCCTGTATTCGTTGGACGACATCCTCAGCGGTGGCGTAGACGCGGTGATCGAACCGCTGCTGGCCGAATACCAGGCCGATCAACTGGCCGCCTTGGGGGACTGA
- the prmC gene encoding peptide chain release factor N(5)-glutamine methyltransferase produces MTVIASLLRNAQLPESPTERLDAELLLAAAIGKSRSYLHTWPERIVSSEDAETYAGYLKRRRGGEPVAYILGLQGFWKIDLEVAPHTLIPRPDTELLVETALELQPASPAKVLDLGTGTGAIALALASERPAWQVTAVDRVEEAAALAERNRQRLGLANARVRLSHWFDSLAAERFDLIVSNPPYIAAEDPHLVAGDVRFEPSSALVAGADGLDDLRVIAAQAPAHLLPGGWLLLEHGYDQAAAVRALLAEHGFIEVASRTDLGGHERITLGRLSC; encoded by the coding sequence ATGACTGTCATCGCCAGCCTGTTGCGCAACGCGCAGTTGCCTGAATCGCCCACTGAGCGCCTGGATGCCGAACTGCTGCTGGCTGCGGCCATCGGTAAATCGCGCAGCTACCTGCATACCTGGCCCGAGCGTATTGTCAGCAGCGAAGATGCCGAGACCTATGCCGGCTACCTGAAGCGCCGCCGTGGCGGCGAGCCAGTGGCCTATATCCTTGGGCTGCAGGGCTTCTGGAAGATCGACCTGGAGGTCGCGCCGCATACCCTGATCCCGCGGCCGGATACCGAGCTGCTGGTCGAGACGGCGCTTGAACTGCAACCCGCTTCGCCCGCCAAGGTTCTCGACCTGGGTACCGGTACGGGTGCCATCGCTCTGGCGCTGGCCAGCGAGCGCCCGGCCTGGCAGGTGACAGCGGTTGACCGGGTAGAGGAGGCTGCTGCCCTCGCCGAGCGCAACCGCCAGCGGTTGGGCCTGGCCAACGCTCGGGTACGGCTGAGCCACTGGTTCGACAGCCTGGCCGCGGAGCGTTTCGACCTCATTGTCAGCAACCCGCCCTACATCGCCGCTGAAGACCCGCACCTGGTGGCCGGCGACGTGCGCTTCGAACCCAGCAGTGCCCTGGTGGCCGGTGCCGATGGCCTGGACGACCTTCGCGTGATCGCCGCCCAGGCCCCCGCGCACTTGTTGCCAGGTGGTTGGCTGCTGCTGGAACATGGCTACGATCAGGCGGCAGCGGTACGTGCTCTGCTGGCTGAACATGGCTTTATCGAGGTGGCCAGCCGCACGGACCTGGGCGGCCATGAACGCATTACCCTGGGGCGACTGTCATGCTGA
- a CDS encoding molybdopterin-synthase adenylyltransferase MoeB has product MLSDQELLRYSRQVLLSQIDIDGQLRLKQSKALIIGLGGLGSPVALYLAAAGVGELHLADFDTVDLTNLQRQVIHDSASVGMSKVDSALQRLQAINPEVSLVAHRQALDEDSLVAAVAAVDLVLDCSDNFSTREAVNAACVAAGKPLVSGAAIRLEGQLSVFDPRRDYSPCYHCLYGHGSEAELTCSEAGVIGPLVGLVGSLQALEAMKLLAGFGEPLVGRLLLIDALGTRIRELRVKRDPACTVCGKRDG; this is encoded by the coding sequence ATGCTGAGTGATCAGGAACTGCTGCGTTACAGCCGCCAGGTGCTGCTGTCCCAGATCGACATCGATGGCCAGCTGCGGCTCAAGCAGAGCAAAGCGCTGATCATCGGGCTGGGTGGCCTGGGCTCGCCAGTCGCCCTGTACCTGGCCGCCGCTGGCGTGGGTGAGCTGCACCTGGCCGACTTCGACACCGTCGACCTGACCAACCTGCAACGCCAGGTCATCCACGACAGTGCCAGCGTTGGCATGAGCAAGGTCGACTCGGCCTTGCAGCGCTTGCAGGCAATCAACCCGGAAGTCAGCCTGGTTGCTCACCGCCAGGCACTGGACGAGGACTCGCTGGTGGCTGCGGTGGCGGCGGTCGACCTGGTGCTGGACTGCTCCGACAATTTCTCTACCCGCGAGGCGGTCAACGCTGCCTGTGTCGCCGCCGGCAAGCCGCTGGTCAGCGGAGCGGCAATCCGTCTGGAAGGTCAGCTGTCGGTGTTCGACCCGCGGCGTGACTACAGTCCGTGCTATCACTGCCTGTACGGGCATGGTAGCGAAGCTGAACTGACCTGCAGCGAAGCAGGCGTCATTGGCCCGCTGGTGGGGCTGGTGGGTAGCCTGCAGGCGCTGGAGGCGATGAAGCTGCTGGCGGGCTTCGGTGAGCCGTTAGTCGGCCGCTTGCTGTTGATCGATGCCCTCGGCACCCGTATCCGCGAGCTTCGTGTCAAGCGCGACCCGGCTTGCACGGTCTGTGGTAAGCGCGATGGCTGA
- the murI gene encoding glutamate racemase, translating into MAERSAPIGVMDSGVGGLSVLAEIQRLLPNETLLYVGDCGHIPYGEKSPDYIRERCRRIAGFFHEQGAKAMVLACNTATVAAVADLRELYPTWPLVGMEPAVKPAAAATRSGVVGVLATTGTLQSAKFAALLDRFANDVQVITQPCPGLVELIEAGDLVSPAVRQLLQGYVQPLLAAGCDTLILGCTHYPFLRPLLAGMVPDDVAIIDTGAAVARQLQRLLGANDLLAEGPAGAARFWTSADPEALRKILPVLWHKSDDVQSFAL; encoded by the coding sequence ATGGCTGAGCGCTCGGCGCCGATCGGCGTCATGGACTCGGGGGTTGGCGGATTGTCGGTGCTGGCCGAGATCCAGCGCCTGCTGCCCAACGAAACGTTGCTGTATGTGGGCGATTGCGGGCATATACCCTACGGTGAGAAGTCGCCGGACTATATCCGCGAGCGCTGCCGACGCATTGCCGGGTTCTTCCATGAACAAGGCGCAAAGGCCATGGTCCTGGCCTGCAACACTGCCACGGTGGCGGCAGTGGCCGACCTGCGTGAGTTGTATCCGACCTGGCCGTTGGTGGGCATGGAACCGGCCGTCAAGCCTGCAGCGGCAGCCACCCGCTCGGGCGTGGTCGGTGTGCTGGCCACCACCGGTACCCTGCAGAGTGCCAAGTTCGCAGCCTTGCTCGATCGCTTCGCAAATGACGTACAGGTTATTACCCAGCCTTGCCCGGGGCTGGTCGAGCTGATCGAAGCCGGTGACCTGGTAAGCCCGGCGGTGCGCCAGCTGCTGCAAGGTTATGTGCAGCCGCTACTGGCTGCAGGTTGCGATACGCTGATCCTCGGCTGCACCCATTACCCTTTCCTTCGCCCATTGCTGGCCGGCATGGTCCCGGATGACGTGGCCATCATCGACACCGGCGCGGCCGTGGCGCGTCAGTTGCAACGGCTGTTGGGTGCCAATGATCTGTTGGCCGAAGGCCCGGCCGGCGCTGCACGCTTCTGGACCAGCGCTGACCCAGAAGCCTTAAGAAAAATCCTACCTGTGCTGTGGCATAAGTCCGACGATGTGCAAAGCTTTGCGTTGTGA
- a CDS encoding acyloxyacyl hydrolase has translation MRKLLGLAAAAAFVLGQAMSAQAADVSFSVGQTGDSTMVYRLGLQSNWDASWWQTSVGRLTGYWDGAYTYWDGDETASNHSLSFAPVFVYEFAGESVKPYIEAGIGVAAFSSTELESNELGSAFQFEDRIGFGLRFAGGHEIGVRAIHYSNAGIKEPNDGVESYSLHYRMAL, from the coding sequence ATGAGGAAACTGCTCGGCTTGGCAGCGGCTGCTGCCTTTGTTTTGGGGCAAGCGATGTCGGCACAGGCTGCCGATGTTTCGTTTTCGGTGGGGCAGACTGGCGATTCGACAATGGTCTACCGGCTAGGGCTGCAATCGAATTGGGACGCGAGTTGGTGGCAGACCAGCGTTGGTCGGCTGACCGGCTATTGGGATGGGGCCTACACCTACTGGGATGGCGACGAGACCGCGAGCAATCACAGCCTGTCCTTCGCGCCGGTGTTCGTCTATGAATTTGCCGGGGAGTCGGTAAAGCCTTACATCGAAGCCGGCATCGGGGTGGCGGCGTTCTCCAGCACCGAGCTGGAAAGCAACGAGCTGGGTTCGGCGTTCCAGTTCGAGGACCGCATTGGCTTTGGTTTGCGCTTTGCCGGCGGGCATGAGATTGGGGTGCGGGCGATTCACTATTCCAACGCCGGCATCAAAGAGCCCAACGATGGTGTAGAAAGCTACAGCCTGCATTACAGAATGGCGCTCTGA
- a CDS encoding SDR family oxidoreductase — protein MINSRSFWVTGASNGLGLALVERMLDEGHRVAASGKDSDALDDLGARYGNQLLRLPWQLQEEQHVTDACQQICHAWCSLDGLILNTGTTDYLPDNVSDSELIEAIVTTNQLAAEHCLSKALPLLTKGQSPQVMGLFNRYSALQLFAPTQVTAGWNNLPQWLREQRKALEDQGVALTIVAPQSLKVTVTSAQAIPEAWTPGSAAEELLRRWPQREPELVLETLDLSSLWPLAR, from the coding sequence TTGATTAACTCGCGTAGTTTTTGGGTTACAGGCGCAAGCAACGGACTTGGCTTGGCTTTGGTGGAGCGGATGCTCGATGAAGGACATCGCGTTGCCGCGAGTGGCAAGGATAGCGATGCACTGGATGATTTGGGGGCACGCTACGGCAACCAATTGTTGCGTTTGCCGTGGCAGTTGCAGGAAGAACAACACGTCACCGATGCGTGCCAACAGATTTGCCATGCCTGGTGTTCGCTGGACGGGCTGATTCTCAACACCGGCACCACCGATTACCTGCCAGACAATGTCAGTGACAGTGAGCTGATCGAAGCGATCGTCACCACCAACCAGCTGGCCGCAGAGCATTGCCTGAGCAAAGCGCTGCCGTTGCTGACAAAGGGGCAGTCGCCCCAGGTGATGGGGCTTTTCAACCGCTATTCGGCGTTGCAGCTGTTTGCACCGACACAGGTGACTGCGGGCTGGAACAACTTGCCGCAATGGCTGCGTGAGCAGCGTAAGGCCCTTGAGGACCAAGGGGTAGCACTGACCATCGTAGCGCCACAATCGTTGAAGGTTACGGTAACGTCGGCACAGGCGATACCGGAGGCGTGGACGCCCGGCAGTGCCGCAGAGGAGTTGCTGCGCCGGTGGCCTCAGAGAGAACCGGAACTGGTCCTGGAGACGCTGGACCTTAGTAGCCTGTGGCCGCTGGCGCGTTGA
- the phrB gene encoding deoxyribodipyrimidine photo-lyase, with translation MHLTWLRSDLRIDDNTALSASTERGPTIALWLVSPGQWQAHDDADCKVDFWLRNLHDLRQSLEKLNIPLLIRTIDTWDQAPQAVLDICRQHQVQSVHWNEEYGINEQRRDDATRAMLEKSAIQAHSHLDQLFFRPGTVLTRSGDYFQVFSQFKKTCLEHLHRSLPALARRVKRQAPLNIGSDPIPQHVEGFGKTTPALRDHWPAGEAEAQSRLSRFLDETIDDYHHLRDLPAKPGTSQLSPYLAAGVISPRQCLHGALAGNRGEFDSGSTGVQTWINELLWREFYKHILSGYPQVSRHRAFRAQTEALPWRDAPADLAAWEQGRTGFPIIDAAMRQLLHTGWMHNRLRMVVAMFLSKNLLIDWRKGERHFMRHLIDGDLAANNGGWQWSASTGTDAVPYFRIFNPVSQSQRFDPQGRFIRHWVPELQELDEKAIHQPIKSTDLFGNTSYLSPIVDLSSSRQRALEAFKGLPRRQNQGITS, from the coding sequence ATGCACCTGACCTGGCTGCGCAGCGACCTGCGTATCGATGACAACACTGCACTCAGCGCCTCTACCGAACGCGGCCCGACCATCGCCCTGTGGCTGGTCAGCCCCGGACAATGGCAAGCCCATGACGATGCCGACTGCAAAGTCGACTTCTGGCTACGTAACCTGCATGACCTGCGCCAATCACTGGAAAAGCTGAACATCCCCCTGCTGATCCGCACAATCGATACCTGGGACCAGGCGCCACAGGCGGTGCTCGATATCTGCCGCCAACATCAGGTGCAAAGCGTGCACTGGAACGAGGAGTACGGCATCAATGAGCAGCGCCGGGATGATGCCACCCGCGCAATGTTGGAAAAGTCGGCCATCCAGGCGCACAGCCACCTCGACCAGCTGTTCTTCCGTCCGGGCACCGTACTCACTCGCAGTGGCGATTACTTCCAGGTGTTCAGCCAGTTCAAGAAGACCTGCCTTGAGCATCTGCACCGCAGCCTGCCCGCCCTGGCACGGCGGGTGAAGCGCCAGGCCCCGCTGAACATCGGCAGCGACCCAATCCCGCAACATGTAGAGGGGTTCGGAAAAACCACGCCCGCATTGCGCGACCACTGGCCAGCCGGTGAAGCTGAGGCACAGTCCCGCCTGTCACGCTTCCTGGACGAAACCATCGACGACTACCACCACTTGCGCGACTTGCCTGCCAAGCCTGGTACCAGCCAGCTTTCCCCCTACCTGGCCGCCGGCGTGATTTCGCCCCGCCAATGCTTGCACGGTGCACTGGCCGGCAACCGGGGCGAGTTCGACAGTGGCAGCACAGGCGTGCAGACCTGGATCAATGAGCTACTCTGGCGTGAGTTCTACAAGCACATCCTGAGCGGTTATCCACAGGTCTCGCGCCACCGCGCCTTCCGCGCCCAGACCGAAGCCCTGCCCTGGCGTGACGCCCCGGCAGACCTGGCGGCCTGGGAGCAGGGCCGCACCGGCTTCCCGATCATTGATGCCGCCATGCGCCAATTGCTGCACACCGGGTGGATGCACAACCGCTTGCGCATGGTCGTGGCCATGTTCCTCAGCAAGAACCTGCTGATTGACTGGCGCAAGGGCGAGCGGCACTTCATGCGCCACCTGATAGACGGCGACCTGGCCGCCAACAACGGGGGTTGGCAGTGGAGTGCTTCCACCGGCACCGACGCGGTGCCCTATTTCCGTATCTTCAACCCGGTTTCACAGTCGCAGCGCTTCGATCCACAGGGTCGGTTCATTCGCCACTGGGTACCGGAACTACAGGAGCTCGATGAAAAAGCCATCCATCAACCCATTAAATCGACGGACCTTTTCGGTAATACTTCGTACCTAAGTCCAATCGTAGATCTCAGCAGCAGTCGCCAGCGGGCCCTGGAAGCATTCAAAGGGCTGCCACGCCGGCAGAATCAGGGGATAACGTCTTGA
- a CDS encoding MerR family transcriptional regulator: MRSEDLLPIGELARRTGVNPVTLRAWERRYGLLKPQRTAKGHRLYPLEQVERVEAVLAWLQRGASVGQVRELLDKPASTPPKGDWQARQFQLIEAIAGLSQRALDQQLNQAMALYPAVTLCEQLLLPLLDMLDLRWRNYFNARLEQVFFHSWLRSKLGARVYHDNQLLQGPAVLLAEDSERTFSPDLWLCAWLLTSNGFPVEVLEQPVAGPQLLSAVNALKPRALLLHLGPRIDDKALLRTLQGLPIPKLLGGATLALHETRLKAFELPDLFLFDTPQAALRVLQAHVRQPVEINPPCT; this comes from the coding sequence ATGCGGTCTGAGGACTTGCTGCCCATCGGCGAACTTGCCCGTCGCACTGGCGTCAACCCGGTCACCCTGCGCGCCTGGGAGCGCCGGTATGGGTTGCTCAAGCCACAGCGCACCGCCAAGGGGCATCGCCTGTACCCACTTGAGCAGGTCGAACGCGTCGAAGCCGTTCTGGCTTGGCTGCAGCGTGGCGCGTCGGTCGGCCAAGTCCGCGAGTTGCTCGACAAACCCGCCAGCACCCCACCGAAGGGTGACTGGCAAGCCCGGCAATTCCAGCTGATCGAAGCCATCGCCGGCCTTTCACAGCGCGCCCTCGACCAGCAACTCAACCAGGCCATGGCGCTGTACCCGGCGGTCACCCTGTGCGAGCAATTGCTGCTGCCGCTCCTCGACATGCTCGACCTGCGCTGGCGCAATTACTTCAACGCTCGGCTGGAGCAGGTGTTTTTTCACAGCTGGCTGCGCAGCAAGCTCGGTGCCCGCGTGTACCACGACAACCAGCTGCTGCAAGGGCCTGCCGTGTTGCTGGCCGAAGACAGCGAACGCACCTTCAGCCCGGACTTATGGTTGTGCGCCTGGCTACTCACCAGCAATGGCTTCCCGGTCGAGGTGCTCGAGCAGCCCGTCGCAGGCCCGCAATTGCTAAGCGCCGTCAACGCGCTCAAACCACGCGCCTTACTCCTGCACCTGGGGCCACGCATCGACGACAAGGCGTTGCTGCGCACCCTGCAAGGCTTGCCGATCCCCAAGCTGCTGGGCGGTGCCACGCTGGCCCTGCATGAAACCCGCTTGAAGGCTTTTGAGCTGCCCGACCTTTTCCTGTTCGACACCCCGCAGGCGGCATTGCGCGTGCTTCAAGCCCATGTTCGACAGCCTGTAGAGATAAATCCCCCATGCACCTGA
- a CDS encoding YbgA family protein: MHDPSAHSKPRIAISACLTGHSVRYNGGHKASDLCRKQLEQHFDWLPVCPEVAIGLGVPRDPIRLVGNPEQPEVVGTRDPGKDLTDPLRTYGEQMANELDDICGYIFMQKSPSCGLERVKVYQDNGHPAVHGGRGVYAQAFCALRPDLPVEEEGRLHDPVLRENFISRVYAYADWQRLLAEGLNRGALVRFHSRYKYLLMANNPQAYRTLGRLLGSMSKADEPQSIGPRYFSQLMQALRRCASRGTHSNVLQHLSGYFKDALTQQDKAELQAVIGQYQQGVVPLVVPLTLLKHHLRKHPDPYLQQQAYLQPHPESLGLRNAV; this comes from the coding sequence ATGCACGACCCTTCCGCCCACAGCAAGCCGCGTATCGCCATCAGCGCCTGCCTGACCGGGCACAGCGTGCGCTACAACGGCGGCCACAAGGCCTCCGACCTGTGCCGTAAACAGCTGGAACAGCACTTCGACTGGCTACCCGTGTGTCCGGAAGTGGCAATCGGCTTGGGTGTCCCGCGCGACCCGATTCGCCTGGTCGGCAACCCCGAGCAACCCGAAGTGGTCGGCACCCGCGACCCCGGCAAGGACCTGACCGACCCGCTGCGCACCTATGGCGAGCAGATGGCCAACGAGCTTGACGACATCTGCGGCTACATCTTCATGCAGAAGTCACCTTCATGCGGCCTGGAACGGGTAAAGGTTTATCAGGACAACGGCCACCCGGCCGTGCATGGTGGCCGTGGCGTCTATGCCCAGGCTTTCTGCGCATTGCGCCCGGACCTGCCAGTAGAAGAAGAAGGCCGCCTGCATGACCCTGTGCTGCGCGAGAACTTCATAAGCCGCGTTTACGCCTACGCCGACTGGCAGCGCCTGCTGGCCGAGGGCCTGAACCGTGGCGCGCTGGTGCGCTTTCATTCGCGCTACAAGTATTTGCTGATGGCCAACAATCCCCAGGCCTATCGCACCCTCGGCCGCCTGCTTGGCAGCATGAGCAAGGCTGATGAACCACAGAGCATCGGCCCGCGCTATTTCAGCCAGCTGATGCAGGCCCTGCGCCGCTGCGCCAGCCGCGGCACCCACAGTAACGTGCTGCAGCACCTGAGCGGCTACTTCAAGGATGCCCTGACGCAGCAGGACAAGGCGGAGTTGCAGGCAGTCATCGGCCAATACCAACAAGGCGTGGTACCACTGGTAGTGCCACTGACCTTGCTCAAACACCATTTGCGCAAGCACCCAGACCCCTACCTGCAGCAACAAGCCTACCTGCAGCCTCACCCCGAGAGCCTGGGCTTGCGCAATGCGGTCTGA
- a CDS encoding NAD(P)/FAD-dependent oxidoreductase codes for MTVPIAIIGAGIAGLSAAQALQKAGQSVHLFDKGHGSGGRMASKRSEAGALDLGAQYFTARDRRFVDQVQQWVAAGWAEQWKPQLYNYRDGELTPSPDEQTRWVGVPRMSAITRGLLKDVTVNFGCRIAEVFRGKQYWHLQDTEGCSHGPYSRVVIAVPAPQATPLLAATPKLAAVAAGVQMEPTWAVALAFETPLDTPMQGCFVQDNPLDWLARNRSKPGRDEHLDTWVLHATSDWSRQHIDLPKDEVIEQLWGEFAELVGCVVPPPTFALAHRWLYARPSSNHEWGALADADQGLYACGDWCLSGRVEGAWLSGQEAARRLLEHLE; via the coding sequence ATGACAGTACCTATCGCCATCATCGGGGCCGGCATCGCCGGTTTGTCAGCCGCCCAGGCCTTGCAGAAGGCCGGGCAATCCGTGCACTTGTTCGACAAAGGCCACGGCAGTGGCGGGCGCATGGCCAGCAAGCGCAGCGAAGCCGGCGCGCTCGACCTGGGCGCACAGTACTTCACTGCCCGTGACCGACGCTTCGTCGATCAGGTGCAGCAATGGGTGGCCGCCGGCTGGGCCGAGCAGTGGAAACCCCAACTGTACAACTACCGTGATGGCGAACTTACACCCTCCCCCGACGAGCAGACGCGCTGGGTGGGCGTGCCACGCATGAGCGCCATTACCCGCGGCTTGCTCAAGGACGTCACCGTCAACTTCGGCTGCCGCATAGCGGAAGTGTTTCGCGGCAAGCAGTACTGGCACCTGCAAGATACCGAAGGTTGCAGCCACGGCCCCTACAGCCGTGTGGTCATTGCCGTCCCGGCACCGCAGGCCACGCCACTTCTGGCCGCCACACCGAAGCTGGCAGCCGTGGCCGCTGGCGTGCAAATGGAACCTACCTGGGCCGTCGCCCTTGCCTTCGAGACACCGCTGGATACACCAATGCAAGGCTGCTTCGTGCAGGACAACCCGCTGGACTGGCTGGCCCGCAATCGCAGCAAGCCTGGCCGCGACGAGCACCTGGACACCTGGGTACTGCACGCAACGTCAGACTGGAGCCGGCAACACATCGACCTGCCAAAGGATGAAGTGATCGAGCAGCTGTGGGGCGAATTCGCCGAGCTGGTCGGCTGCGTGGTCCCCCCGCCCACCTTCGCCCTGGCCCACCGCTGGCTCTATGCCCGCCCCAGTAGCAACCATGAGTGGGGCGCACTGGCCGATGCTGACCAGGGCTTGTACGCCTGTGGGGACTGGTGCCTGTCCGGCCGAGTCGAGGGCGCATGGCTCAGTGGCCAGGAAGCAGCGCGGCGCTTGCTCGAACACCTTGAGTGA
- a CDS encoding TIGR01777 family oxidoreductase, which yields MHILLTGGTGLIGKHLCQYWLGQGHRLTVWSRRPEQVAKICGSGVRGIARLEQLEADDHLDAVVNLAGAPIADRPWTAARRNVLWASRVTLTEQLLAWLGTREQRPEVLISGSAVGWYGDGGERELTEASPPVREDFASQLCIAWEETAQRSQAQGIRVVLVRTGLVLASDGGFLSRLRMPFKLGLGGPLGNGRQWMPWVHIDDQVALIDFLLQHKDASGPYNACAPEPVRNREFARRLGRALHRPALLPVPALLLKAGLGEMSTLLLGGQRARPVRLLEAGFTFRFNDLQSALDNLSSRL from the coding sequence ATGCATATATTGCTGACAGGTGGCACCGGTTTGATTGGCAAGCATCTGTGCCAGTACTGGCTGGGCCAAGGGCATCGGCTTACGGTTTGGAGCAGGCGTCCTGAACAGGTGGCGAAAATCTGTGGTAGCGGGGTGCGTGGTATCGCGCGCCTGGAGCAGTTAGAGGCCGACGATCATCTTGATGCGGTGGTCAACCTTGCCGGTGCGCCGATTGCCGACAGGCCCTGGACGGCCGCCCGGCGCAACGTGCTGTGGGCCAGCCGTGTCACCCTTACCGAGCAATTGCTGGCTTGGTTGGGCACCCGTGAGCAGCGCCCGGAGGTGTTGATCTCCGGCTCTGCGGTAGGTTGGTACGGAGACGGTGGCGAACGCGAACTGACCGAGGCCTCTCCCCCGGTGCGTGAAGATTTCGCCAGCCAGTTGTGTATTGCCTGGGAAGAGACCGCCCAGCGTTCGCAAGCGCAGGGAATACGCGTGGTACTGGTCCGTACCGGCCTGGTGCTGGCCAGCGATGGCGGCTTTTTGTCGCGCCTGCGCATGCCCTTCAAACTGGGGCTGGGCGGGCCTTTGGGCAATGGGCGGCAATGGATGCCCTGGGTTCATATAGACGACCAGGTCGCCCTGATTGATTTTCTCTTGCAGCACAAGGATGCCAGCGGTCCTTATAATGCCTGCGCGCCGGAGCCTGTGCGCAACCGTGAGTTTGCCAGGCGACTGGGCCGCGCCCTGCATCGGCCGGCGCTGTTGCCAGTGCCGGCATTGCTGCTCAAGGCCGGGCTTGGCGAGATGTCCACCTTGCTGCTGGGAGGCCAGCGGGCGCGCCCGGTACGCTTGCTGGAAGCCGGCTTCACCTTCCGCTTCAACGATCTGCAATCGGCGCTGGACAACCTGTCCAGTCGCCTCTGA